Proteins encoded together in one Acanthopagrus latus isolate v.2019 chromosome 19, fAcaLat1.1, whole genome shotgun sequence window:
- the LOC119008486 gene encoding phenolphthiocerol/phthiocerol polyketide synthase subunit C-like isoform X2 translates to MEEPEDGIAVVGIGCNFPGGEGIDNFWKVLVDGRNCSVPIPKERFDLSSWYDPDDSKPGKSRTAKAALIDGFNEFDHKFFGISDSEVEQMDPQQKQLLQCVYRALENAGIPMEKASGTRTGVFFGLMNRDYETNAAHVHPSVINHWTGTGLAMSIASNRVSYTFNFTGPSLSIDCACSSSLVALHLACQSIKQGDCDMAVCGGVNCIIEPRVFVALSKAKMISPEGTSKPFSSRADGYGRGEGCGVVLLKPLKQAIRDNDHIWGIISKTAVNQDGHSVTPITKPSMTQQEDLLRRIYSESDLANVQYIEAHGTGTPIGDPTEAGSISNVIAKAKPPGSEMLRIGSVKSNIGHTESAAGVAGLIKVLLMMKHETIVPSAFYSEETASVDAKALNIKVPKEAEKWEESGARIAGVNNFGFGGTNAHAIIKQHKQSSAKQRNDEKQAKYFVMSANSPKSLTLMMEDTIKQLEEGSKFDLDSLLYTSACRRSHLKHKYRKAIAVSSVIDLKEKLSATVGKNINPSYSDPRLVFVYCGNGVTYHGMCKQLLKREPVFKEKIKEIAKLFQRLGTLNILDALESEFEDNDFNNPNVVQPLLFAVQVGISCLLRHWGVKPDAILGHSVGEVAAAHCSGLLSLQDAVKVIFFRSTLQCKVTGGKMLVISNMAVSEVTALLPRYSGRICLAAFNSPQSCTLSGDADAITSLHKELSISANGQNLFLRVLDVPAAYHSYMMDPILPEIEESIGSLRVNDLDTALFSTVSGKEVQQRDFCTGEYWARNIREPVAFEQAVRSATNGKKNTVFVEIGPRRALQRNIMESLGNDTTVLASVQPEKDHETVMSVVSKLFELGVHVDWNTFYRGHETVPLPIPKYQFDCSDRDVIIGAAQKNTASNHPVLCQTGSESNVFSCDLKSDCSFYLKVHKHNNVPIIPGAFYAELGLAAFMATAKPKVPLSSVQLCVSFHSPFVLTQNSPEMKVQLEQMEKETKFTVLSPSAVYASGTVVSKKERLIEEQCISLPAIYKRCKSVVSSQEFYGYLSQGGFQYGDVFKNKGDVHYGGDLKEAFSVVRVPDELQPQLHDYCIHPVVLDFLMQLLPVTVEHIFAGRPGFPAKIGSLTVFEPLEDEMIVYLRAIDVGVDHFEVCGCFADKEGRVLVEVKNAVIKYLGSRSHVVEEYFYHNAFSVIPEGITSATPPRALVFSDRIGITKGLQQHLDSASRYVSFTHAKDILSHGFPSLLANLKITDIEKNFDEVLFLWGKENLTSLSADVVLQNLASCLETFRQIVLELKRIHFPNSIRAVTYCSSDITVDHINPGFALVGMTRSFAAEIPDLSFQLIDISTVSAKDISALSEVLRSCPCNKYPELVVKDGLILKPSIVRTPPEIIDSSEGSFTSMTSKPYILQTADAHNMSQLSAIHFEEEVQPISDTLVEIRPTKICAHSSDYFPVSASHQKFGQTLYWDKHSSQNHKLLALDLCGTITAVGKDVRKYKVGDHVASCYPVVAGSKVRVPEEVCYSTKRFPFLQKTPCVSYFVLAWEILHRNLPRTKHNLGIVSSVADSALMKVLAITSYKSGWNVVVGTNRNGSFVDANQIDAFVLLPPFDESLISNISNFPGVQRVVLICETQAQCLLAQDVFQSVKESVRVQTIQMPVILQKASLSAERPRIYHWLKSLNLSRKFALESFTLQGMKSESIKSLNAEIQQSYFNSKKLAVVSLEKETSGAQSDIPLLSTKKQLFRKRAVYIVAGGLSGLGFETVKFISQKGGENIVILSRSKPTPDVQQEIHNVEKQCGNYITAMECDISVSESVHKVISVIGQKFPGCPIRGVFHSAVVLLDGLIETLDRSLYEKVLKPKVNGALNLHNATQRCELDYFVCYSSISAFLGNASQTNYAAANTFLDMFCQYRRKLGLPGQSINWGALNLGLLLNKEHFQRFLEAKGMMVLDVAEIHKSLEQCLVLNRPQQAVCRFHFRNIRYNILSQNVALTLRLSALVEEAFQKTRETESQTKQAKSISPKEYVISLLSETIGMDRNELKDESPLSSLGIDSMQAMTLQNLIFQGRGVNVPLVKLLDPNATLSTVVDILSEGGEGESSSGDSEPLPVGVIKLDSTRL, encoded by the exons GTGATTGTGACATGGCTGTTTGCGGAGGAGTCAACTGTATAATAGAGCCAAGAGTGTTTGTTGCTCTCAGCAAGGCCAAGATGATCTCACCTGAGGGGACCAGCAAACCTTTCTCCAGCAGAGCAGATGGTTATGGTAGAGGAGAGGGCTGTGGTGTTGTTCTCCTGAAGCCTCTGAAACAG GCTATTCGAGACAATGACCACATCTGGGGGATCATCAGCAAAACAGCCGTCAACCAAGATGGACACTCAGTCACTCCAATCACCAAACCTTCCATGACACAACAAGAGGACCTCCTGCGAAGAATCTACTCAGAGTCGGACCTCGCAAACGTCCAGTACATAGAGGCACATGGGACTGGAACCCCAATTGGAGACCCAACAGAGGCAGGAAGCATTTCAAACGTCATTGCTAAAGCCAAACCTCCTGGTTCAGAGATGCTGCGGATTGGCTCTGTGAAGAGCAACATTGGACATACAGAATCTGCAGCTGGAGTAGCCGGACTCATTAAGGTCCTCTTAATGATGAAACATGAGACCATTGTTCCCTCAGCTTTCTACTCTGAGGAGACTGCAAGTGTAGATGCCAAAGCCCTGAACATTAAAGTTCCCAAGGAAGCAGAAAAGTGGGAAGAATCTGGTGCAAGAATTGCTGGAGTGAATAACTTTGGCTTTGGGGGTACAAATGCACACGCCATcatcaaacagcacaaacagtCAAGTGCTAAACAAAGGAATGATGAGAAACAGGCAAAGTATTTTGTCATGTCAGCAAATTCACCAAAATCTCTTACTCTGATGATGGAAGACACCATTAAACAGCTAGAGGAAGGTAGCAAATTTGACCTAGATTCTCTGTTGTACACGTCAGCATGTAGGAGGAGCCATCTgaaacataaatacagaaaGGCCATCGCGGTTTCATCTGTGATTGATCTTAAAGAGAAGTTAAGTGCCACTGTAGGCAAAAACATTAACCCGTCCTACTCAGATCCAAGATTAGTGTTTGTCTATTGTGGAAATGGTGTCACTTACCATGGCATGTGCAAGCAGCTACTAAAACGGGAGCCTGTattcaaagaaaaaatcaaagagATTGCGAAGCTTTTCCAAAGACTGGGTACACTGAACATCTTGGATGCACTTGAGAGTGAATTCGAGGACAATGACTTCAATAACCCAAATGTCGTCCAACCACTCCTCTTTGCTGTCCAAGTTGGTATTTCCTGCCTGCTCAGACACTGGGGTGTCAAGCCCGATGCAATCCTCGGACACTCTGTTGGCGAGGTTGCAGCTGCTCACTGTTCTGGCCTTCTATCTCTTCAAGATGCGGTAAAAGTCATCTTTTTCCGTAGCACTCTGCAGTGCAAGGTCACTGGGGGGAAGATGCTTGTGATCAGCAACATGGCTGTATCAGAGGTAACTGCTCTTCTCCCTCGATACTCTGGTAGAATTTGCCTTGCTGCTTTCAACAGCCCACAGTCCTGCACCCTCTCAGGTGATGCAGATGCAATTACGAGCCTCCACAAGGAGCTGAGCATCTCTGCTAATGGTCAGAATCTGTTCCTTCGTGTACTGGATGTCCCTGCTGCTTACCACAGCTACATGATGGACCCAATTCTGCCAGAAATCGAGGAGTCAATTGGCTCCTTACGGGTGAATGACCTTGACACAGCGTTGTTCTCAACAGTGTCAGGAAAGGAAGTGCAGCAGAGGGATTTCTGCACAGGGGAATACTGGGCTAGAAATATTCGTGAGCCAGTTGCTTTTGAGCAGGCAGTGAGGTCAGCAACTAATGGAAAGAAGAACACAGTCTTTGTTGAGATAGGGCCAAGAAGGGCGTTGCAGAGAAACATCATGGAATCTCTGGGTAATGACACCACTGTTCTTGCATCAGTGCAGCCAGAGAAAGATCATGAAACAGTTATGTCTGTTGTTTCTAAGTTGTTCGAACTGGGTGTCCACGTGGACTGGAACACCTTCTACAGAGGACATGAGACAGTGCCACTACCCATCCCCAAGTACCAGTTCGATTGCTCAGACAGAGATGTTATCATTGGGGCAGcccagaaaaacacagcaagtaATCATCCTGTTCTttgccagacaggaagtgaaagcaACGTTTTCAGCTGTGATCTGAAGTCTGACTGTTCTTTTTACCTGAAAGTGCACAAGCACAACAATGTGCCCATCATCCCCGGTGCCTTCTACGCTGAGTTGGGTTTAGCTGCATTCATGGCCACTGCCAAACCAAAAGTGCCGCTCAGCTCAGTACAGCTCTGTGTCAGTTTTCACAGCCCCTTTGTTTTAACCCAGAATTCGCCTGAAATGAAGGTGCAGCTAGAGCAAATGGAGAAAGAAACTAAGTTCACGGTACTCTCCCCATCTGCAGTGTATGCATCAGGCACAGTGGTTTCAAAGAAAGAGAGGCTGATTGAGGAGCAGTGCATTTCACTACCCGCCATCTACAAAAGATGCAAGTCAGTGGTGAGCTCCCAGGAGTTCTATGGGTACCTCTCTCAAGGAGGCTTCCAATATGGAGACGTCTTCAAGAATAAGGGGGATGTGCACTATGGGGGAGATCTCAAGGAGGCTTTTTCAGTTGTCAGGGTTCCAGATGAATTGCAGCCTCAGTTGCATGACTATTGCATTCATCCTGTTGTGCTGGATTTTCTGATGCAGCTCCTCCCAGTTACAGTAGAGCACATTTTTGCAGGTAGGCCAGGATTTCCTGCCAAAATAGGAAGTTTGACTGTGTTTGAACCCTTGGAAGATGAGATGATTGTCTATCTGAGAGCGATTGATGTGGGCGTTGATCACTTTGAGGTTTGTGGTTGCTTTGCAGATAAAGAAGGAAGAGTGTTGGTTGAGGTTAAAAATGCGGTAATCAAGTACCTTGGCAGTCGCTCTCATGTGGTTGAGGAGTATTTCTACCATAATGCCTTTAGTGTCATCCCAGAAGGCATCACGTCTGCTACTCCTCCAAGGGCCCTGGTCTTTTCTGACCGTATAGGAATCACTAAAGGCCTTCAACAACATCTGGACTCTGCGTCTAGGTATGTTTCCTTTACACACGCAAAAGATATCTTGAGCCATGGGTTTCCTTCACTGTTGGCAAATCTCAAAATAACAGATATTGAGAAAAACTTTGATGAGGTCTTGTTTTTGTGGGGCAAAGAGAACCTCACTTCTCTGTCAGCTGATGTCGTCCTGCAGAATTTGGCGAGCTGTCTTGAGACATTCCGCCAAATAGTCCTAGAGCTAAAACGAATCCACTTTCCAAACTCCATCAGAGCAGTCACCTACTGTTCATCTGACATCACAGTGGACCACATAAATCCAGGTTTTGCTCTTGTTGGCATGACTAGATCATTTGCCGCAGAGATACCAGATCTTTCATTTCAGCTGATTGACATAAGCACTGTCTCAGCTAAGGACATTTCAGCTCTCTCTGAGGTCCTAAGATCTTGTCCTTGCAACAAGTACCCAGAGTTGGTGGTGAAAGATGGACTGATTCTGAAACCTTCCATTGTCCGTACTCCTCCTGAAATCATTGACAGTTCAGAGGGCAGTTTCACCTCTATGACATCTAAGCCTTACATCCTTCAGACAGCTGATGCACATAATATGTCTCAACTCAGTGCCATTCACTTTGAAGAGGAGGTCCAGCCTATAAGTGATACATTGGTTGAAATTCGGCCCACTAAGATATGTGCACATTCTTCGGATTACTTTCCTGTCAGTGCTTCACACCAGAAATTTGGCCAGACACTATACTGGGACAAACACTCATCACAGAACCACAAGCTCCTGGCTCTTGATTTATGTGGTACTATTACAGCTGTTGGAAAAGATGTCAGGAAATATAAAGTGGGAGACCATGTTGCTTCCTGTTATCCTGTGGTGGCAGGCAGCAAGGTCAGAGTCCCAGAGGAAGTGTGCTACAGCACCAAGCGGTTCCCATTCCTTCAAAAAACACCCTGTGTGTCCTACTTTGTGCTTGCATGGGAGATCCTGCACCGAAACTTGCCCAGAACCAAACATAACCTTGGAATCGTATCCTCTGTGGCTGATTCAGCTCTAATGAAAGTCTTGGCAATCACCTCTTACAAGTCAGGTTGGAATGTGGTTGTTGGCACTAACCGCAATGGATCTTTTGTAGATGCCAATCAAATAGATGCATTTGTCCTACTACCTCCATTTGATGAGTCTCTGATTTCAAACATTAGCAACTTCCCAGGTGTCCAACGTGTTGTTTTGATCTGTGAAACACAGGCCCAGTGTTTGCTTGCTCAGGATGTGTTCCAAAGTGTGAAGGAAAGTGTTCGTGTGCAGACAATTCAGATGCCAGTCATTTTGCAAAAGGCATCCTTGAGTGCAGAAAGGCCACGCATTTATCACTGGCTGAAGTCCTTGAACTTGAGTAGGAAATTTGCTCTTGAAAGCTTCACCTTGCAGGGTATGAAATCTGAAAGCATAAAGAGCCTTAATGCAGAGATACAACAATCGTACTTCAACTCGAAGAAGCTGGCTGTTGTTTCTCTGGAGAAAGAAACCAGCGGTGCGCAGTCTGACATTCCTCTGCTGTCAACAAAGAAACAGCTTTTCCGAAAGAGAGCAGTGTACATCGTGGCAGGTGGGCTTTCTGGTCTGGGCTTTGAAACCGTCAAGTTCATCTCACAGAAAGGGGGTGAAAACATTGTGATACTCTCCAGGAGCAAGCCCACACCAGATGTGCAGCAAGAGATACATAATGTGGAGAAACAATGTGGAAACTACATCACTGCCATGGAGTGTGACATATCTGTGTCTGAGTCTGTGCACAAGGTTATCAGTGTCATTGGCCAGAAATTCCCTGGTTGTCCAATCAGAGGAGTGTTTCACAGTGCAGTTGTCTTGCTTGACGGGCTCATTGAGACCCTTGACAGATCTCTTTATGAGAAAGTTCTCAAACCCAAAGTAAACGGTGCACTGAATTTGCACAATGCAACACAGCGCTGTGAGCTGGATTACTTTGTGTGTTACTCTTCCATTTCAGCTTTTCTGGGAAACGCATCCCAAACAAACTATGCAGCCGCCAACACATTCCTCGACATGTTCTGTCAGTACCGGCGCAAACTTGGATTGCCTGGCCAGTCTATCAACTGGGGAGCTCTAAACCTCGGCCTCCTCTTGAACAAGGAACATTTCCAGCGGTTTCTGGAGGCAAaggggatgatggtgttggATGTGGCTGAGATTCATAAAAGTCTGGAGCAATGCCTTGTGCTCAATCGACCCCAACAGGCTGTTTGCAGGTTTCATTTCAGAAACATCAGGTACAACATCCTCTCTCAAAATGTGGCCTTGACCCTGCGCTTGTCCGCACTGGTAGAGGAGGCATTCCAAAAAACCAGAGAGACAGAATCTCAGACTAAACAGGCCAAGTCCATCTCGCCTAAAGAGTACGtcatctctctgctcagtgAGACCATTGGCATGGACagaaatgagctgaaagatgaaTCACCTCTTTCATCTTTAGGCATCGATTCCATGCAGGCCATGACTCTGCAGAATCTCATCTTTCAGGGGAGAGGAGTGAATGTGCCATTGGTGAAACTGTTGGATCCCAATGCCACGCTGTCAACAGTAGTAGATATATTGAGTGAAGGAGGGGAAGGTGAAAGTTCCAGTGGGGACTCAGAGCCTCTTCCAGTCGGAGTCATTAAGCTTGATTCTACTAGATTGTAA